A window of the Streptomyces sp. JB150 genome harbors these coding sequences:
- a CDS encoding FCD domain-containing protein: MPLRPIARPSTAREVIALLHKELADGTWPIGSRIPSETELAAELGVSRPTIREAVSALVHTGMLRAQRGKGVFVRSVSDPAPMLQSIELADVRDVFEVQLCFDVQAAHSAARRRTPQDMARLWELLRARREAAGRDDAEFGRRDAALHLAVVEAAHNVTLAECYRFFVGRLQESLDLFAGEDTYLECGIEAHEALVQAIEDQDSEAAAAAARHVVQTSLHALEGLLAVRAGRPGPAADPRGRDRARPGG, translated from the coding sequence ATGCCTCTGCGCCCGATCGCCCGGCCCTCGACGGCCCGTGAGGTCATCGCGCTGCTCCACAAGGAGCTGGCCGACGGCACCTGGCCCATCGGTTCGCGCATCCCGTCGGAGACGGAACTGGCGGCCGAGCTGGGCGTGAGCCGGCCCACCATCCGGGAGGCCGTCAGCGCGCTGGTGCACACCGGGATGCTGCGGGCGCAGCGCGGCAAGGGCGTCTTCGTGCGGTCGGTGTCCGACCCGGCGCCCATGCTGCAGAGCATCGAACTGGCCGACGTGCGCGACGTGTTCGAGGTGCAGCTCTGCTTCGACGTGCAGGCGGCCCACTCGGCGGCCCGGCGCCGCACGCCGCAGGACATGGCGCGGCTGTGGGAGCTGCTGCGGGCGCGGCGGGAGGCGGCCGGGCGGGACGACGCGGAGTTCGGCCGGCGGGACGCCGCGCTGCACCTGGCCGTCGTGGAGGCGGCGCACAACGTCACCCTCGCCGAGTGCTACCGGTTCTTCGTCGGGCGGCTGCAGGAGAGCCTGGATCTGTTCGCGGGTGAGGACACGTACCTGGAGTGCGGCATCGAAGCCCACGAAGCGCTCGTCCAGGCCATCGAGGACCAGGATTCCGAGGCCGCCGCCGCGGCGGCGCGGCATGTCGTCCAGACGAGTCTGCACGCCCTGGAAGGACTGCTGGCGGTGCGCGCCGGCCGGCCGGGGCCGGCGGCGGACCCCCGTGGCCGGGACCGGGCACGGCCCGGGGGCTGA